TTATGTGAAAGTCATCACCTGTTTTTGGGGACGACCTGCTAGACGGTTGCAATATATAGGAATTTATTGCTCTGACGAAATGATTTCCTATGTGCAAGCCCACAAAGAAATTCTCAGAGAAGTTGCAGACAATATGGGACTAGTCCAAGTAGTCTGCATGAATGCCAAACGATTATTGCGCGATCCGATGTCGAAGGTCAAACATAACAACCCACGCCTATGGTTGGAGTTGCAGTGGGTTGCAAATTAGTCTTTGATCGCATTAATGGAGAGGAGTAAAGGTATTTGTAATATTGAAGCACTAAAGTGCTTACTACAAACCTATCGACCACTAGAATAGCCAGCACAAAGTATCAAAGCAAGTAATGAAAACTGGAATTTTCTGCAATTACGATAATCATCACCAAGATGCTCGTCGTGCTATTTCTGAGCAAGTCGCGCTGATAAAACAGGCAGAAAGTTTAGGTTTTGAGTCAGCCTGGGTGAGTGAGCATCATTTTAGTGAATCCAATCTCAGCCCGTCTATGTTGCTGTTAATGGCACACTTGGCGGGATTGACTTCAACTATCCAACTGGGCACTGCGGCAGTGTTACTGCCATTCCATAACCCAATTCGGGTAGCGGAGGATATCGCCACTCTGGATAACCTGTGCAATGGACGATTATTATTTGGAGTTGCTAAAGGTGGCCCCTTTCCCCAACAAAATAAACATTTTGCGACACTCCCAAGTGAAGCCCGTCCTAAAATGCTAGAGGCGATCGCATTGGTTCAAAAGCTTTTATATGAAACTGATGTATCATTTAATGGCAAGTATTACCAGTGCGATCGCCTGACCATTTACCCAAAACCATTGCAGAGTCAAGTACCAGTGTATGTTGCTACTGGCGGCGATGATGGTATCGAACTTGCCGCTAAACATTCCTTCAGCTTGATGGGTGGGCCGCCATTCTCCCTACACAGATTGAAGGATACTGTTGCTAAATATCGAGCCTTAAATTCTAGTGGTGCAGAAAACTTCGTGCTGGCACGCTTTTTTTATGTTGGCAAAACATTTGACGAGGCTGTGAGTGAAGCGTTACCTTTTGTTCGCCAATTTAGCCAGAAAATGAAAGCTAATACGGCTCAAGTATTGCAGAATAGTGCGAATCCCAACCAAAAACCATTCGATCGCACAAATATTTGTTTCGATGAAGATTATTTGATTGAGAACTCAATCATCGGTGATGTGGAGACTTGTAGAGACAAAATCAAGAAATTTCAGGATGAATTAAATTTAGGTACGCTAGCACTCAAACCCTCGTCTGCGGATCTGCAAAAAAACCTGGACAGTTTGACGCGCTACAACCAAGAGGTGCGAAATTATGTCTTCTAAACTATACCTGCTTCCTCCCGATGATTTACCTCCCACTGGGGTAACGAAACAGGATGGAATGCTGCAAATGGAGCTAGAACAGTCTACTGGTAGATGCTTTTATCTAGCTTGCGATCGCATTACGCGAGTCCTATTATCTAATTGTCAGTGGTATCTCACAACAAATGCTAGCATCCTTACATTAATTGTTGACTGCCCTGATTTAGTATCTTACTGGCATATTGTTAGCAATATTGCCCAGTTGGGTAATAGGTTAGAACGGTTTGCTAGCAATGGCAAAATCCGCGTTTATCCACCATTTGGAAAAGGGATGCCATTTGAAATCAGCGTAAATGAAATATCTGCTTATCGAGATTGGCTTTGAGGTAAATAGAAACTGGGAATCACACAAAATATAGCTGTCTTACACCCTGTACTCCTAAAGTGCAGGGTGTTGCAATTTTTATCAAAGCTGCTCTCAAAATAGCAGTTTTACAGAATAGAATTCACTCCCAGACGCTCACGAATTTCGCTAACTTGTACATCCCAAAGTTGATCCCATTTTTGCGCGATCAACTTGCCTGGAGTATGAGAACCCACCCTGTAGCCGCGAGATATTTCTGTCATCAAAGCTTTAAAATTAGTAGGTTGA
The Nostoc punctiforme PCC 73102 genome window above contains:
- a CDS encoding LLM class flavin-dependent oxidoreductase — encoded protein: MKTGIFCNYDNHHQDARRAISEQVALIKQAESLGFESAWVSEHHFSESNLSPSMLLLMAHLAGLTSTIQLGTAAVLLPFHNPIRVAEDIATLDNLCNGRLLFGVAKGGPFPQQNKHFATLPSEARPKMLEAIALVQKLLYETDVSFNGKYYQCDRLTIYPKPLQSQVPVYVATGGDDGIELAAKHSFSLMGGPPFSLHRLKDTVAKYRALNSSGAENFVLARFFYVGKTFDEAVSEALPFVRQFSQKMKANTAQVLQNSANPNQKPFDRTNICFDEDYLIENSIIGDVETCRDKIKKFQDELNLGTLALKPSSADLQKNLDSLTRYNQEVRNYVF